Proteins encoded by one window of Fusarium graminearum PH-1 chromosome 1, whole genome shotgun sequence:
- a CDS encoding pre-mRNA-processing ATP-dependent RNA helicase PRP5 yields the protein MARPRDSRSPSPAGSTHSSRRFRNDDRRDRDRRNDGRDHRRRTRSRSPDPRNRDRDRDRDRDRARDRDNYRRRDRSLDRRDDNHYRGGRRDNRERDRRRSRDRFDDRIRSPMTDRRRNRSRENDRDVRRRDDSRSRISGRREGTTDSPARSNRDDGRNQKTPLDDSGNGGASQVRHTLLDFECIADGLQAQTPKAEGGQADVDKKAERLAKLEAWKKKKESASQKQKEVNPSQTRNLLAEMDKKASGASSKTVSPSVSAIASPAATPTVESPAASYSGKFDPKAIAKKSAASRAHDASKPALGSLEGQPEKISVPVKQATTASALPANRTKASGFGFVKTNAETEKLTAKRKLDLDEEDTTKRKLTKLPALPIEADDTPYADQDDDESDGDNFAENEEEAAAAARAAHERRLQAENQMDTAEEETKPTDVETNGDVAMNNNASQPEPATQMEVDEEDDVDPLDAFMADLKQTDVRQPTKTSTTQKIQEPEAYFSDDEYDFNKKDEGDASALLAITAKRKKKDIPTIDYSKIEIEPIRKNFWHEPAELSLLTEAEVADLRLELDGIKVNGKDVPKPVQKWAQCGLTRQTLDVVDNLGYEKPTPIQMQALPALMSGRDVIGVAKTGSGKTVAFLLPMFRHIKDQPPLKDTDGPIGLIMTPTRELAVQIHKDCKPFLKMMGLRAVCAYGGAPIREQIAELKRGAEIIVCTPGRMIDLLAANQGRVTNLKRVTYVVLDEADRMFDMGFEPQVMKIFANMRPDRQTILFSATMPRIIDSLTKKVLKNPIEVTVGGRSVVAKEIEQIVEVRDEPSKFHRVLELLGELYDRDEDARTLIFVERQEKADDLLKELMMKGYPCMSIHGGKDQIDRDSTISDFKKGVVPILIATSVAARGLDVKQLKLVINYDAPNHLEDYVHRAGRTGRAGNTGVAVTFVTPEQENCAPGIAKALEQSGQPIPDRLNEMRKAHREKVKSGKAKDTSGFGGKGLDRLDQEREAARLRERKVHKAEGEEEEVTEDKKEDEDEKAEKALDAIRAAASGVLARESAKADDADAKSMPPVKTSGVVKDKAKDPLDKVSSAVSAINSRLGKAGQLRAGQPIDNKGPDAGAFHATLEINDFPQKARWAVTNRTNVAKILEATGTSITTKGNFYPAGKEVPAGAEPKLYILIEGDTEVVVSSALTELTRLLREGTIAAVDADSRAPASGRYTIT from the exons atggcTCGACCGAGAGACTCGCGCTCACCAAGTCCTGCAGGCAGCACCCACAGTTCCCGTCGTTTCCGCAACGATGATCGCCGGGATAGGGATCGTCGCAACGATGGAAGGGACCATCGCCGGCGTACCAGATCTCGCAGTCCAGAC CCCCGAAATCGCGACCGAGACAGAGACCGTGATCGTGACCGCGCACGAGACAGAGACAACTACCGCCGAAGAGACCGTTCCCTAGATCGACGAGATGACAACCATTACCGAGGTGGACGAAGAGACAATCGAGAACGAGATCGTCGAAGATCGCGAGACCGCTTTGATGACCGCATTCGATCACCCATGACCGACCGGCGACGCAACCGCAGCAGAGAGAATGACCGGGATGTGAGAAGGCGAGATGATTCCCGCAGCCGTATCTCTGGGCGCCGTGAGGGTACGACTGACTCTCCTGCTCGCAGCAATCGTGATGATGGCAGAAATCAGAAGACGCCACTCGATGACAGTGGTAACGGCGGTGCTAGTCAGGTTCGACACACGCTTCTTGATTTTGAGTGCATTGCTGATGGATTACAGGCACAAACCCCCAAAGCTGAGGGCGGACAAGCTGATGTCGACAAGAAAGCTGAACGACTGGCCAAGCTTGAagcatggaagaagaagaaggagagcgCAAgtcagaaacaaaaagaggTAAACCCCAGTCAGACAAGGAATCTCCTTGCTGAAATGGACAAGAAGGCGAGCGGAGCGTCGTCCAAAACGGTTTCCCCTTCAGTTTCTGCTATTGCTTCACCGGCTGCGACGCCCACTGTCGAGTCCCCCGCTGCTTCCTACTCTGGCAAGTTTGATCCCAAggccatcgccaagaagTCGGCAGCTTCACGGGCGCACGATGCTTCCAAACCTGCACTCGGCTCCCTGGAGGGGCAGCCTGAAAAGATTTCGGTGCCGGTCAAGCAAGCTACCACTG CATCTGCCCTTCCTgcaaacagaacaaaagcaAGTGGCTTTGGTTTCGTAAAAACTAATGCAGAGACCGAGAAGCTTACCGCTAAGCGAAAGCTCgaccttgacgaggaagacacaACCAAGCGCAAGCTTACTAAACTCCCTGCCCTTCCTATTGAGGCTGATGACACTCCGTACGCtgaccaagatgatgacgagtcCGATGGTGATAACTTCGCtgagaacgaggaggaggccgctgctgctgcccgTGCAGCTCATGAGCGGCGTTTGCAGGCCGAGAACCAGATGGATacagccgaggaagagaccAAACCTACAGATGTGGAGACGAACGGTGATGTGGCAATGAACAACAACGCTTCCCAGCCCGAACCTGCCACCCAGATGGAagttgacgaggaagatgatgtcgatcCTTTAGATGCTTTCATGGCCGATCTAAAGCAGACTGATGTGAGACAACCTACCAAAACATCGACAACACAAAAGATCCAGGAGCCCGAGGCCTACTTCAGTGACGATGAATatgacttcaacaagaaggatgaaggcGATGCAAGCGCTCTGTTGGCCATTACAGCAAAGcggaaaaagaaagatatCCCGACGATTGATTACAGCAAGATCGAGATTGAACCTATCCGCAAGAACTTCTGGCATGAACCGGCTGAGTTGAGTCTTCTTACGGAGGCTGAGGTGGCTGACCTTCGCCTCGAACTGGATGGCATAAAAGTCAATGGAAAAGACGTTCCAAAGCCTGTTCAGAAGTGGGCCCAATGTGGTCTCACACGCCAGACGCTGGATGTCGTTGACAACCTGGGATACGAAAAGCCCACTCCCATTCAGATGCAAGCACTCCCGGCTCTGATGTCTGGTCGTGATGTTATCGGTGTTGCCAAAACTGGCTCTGGAAAGACGGTTGCTTTCCTGCTTCCCATGTTCCGACACATCAAAGATCAGCCCCCTCTCAAGGATACAGATGGCCCTATTGGATTGATCATGACCCCTACTCGAGAACTTGCCGTTCAGATCCATAAAGATTGCAAGCCTttcctcaagatgatggGTCTTCGCGCTGTTTGTGCTTATGGCGGAGCCCCTATTCGAGAGCAGATTGCAGAGCTCAAGCGTGGTGCAGAGATCATTGTATGCACGCCTGGTCGAATGATTGATCTTTTGGCTGCGAACCAAGGCCGAGTCACCAACTTGAAAAGAGTTACGTATgttgtgcttgatgaagCCGATCGAATGTTTGACATGGGTTTCGAGCCCCAGGTCATGAAGATCTTTGCAAACATGCGACCTGACAGGCAGACAATCCTCTTCTCGGCCACTATGCCTCGTATCATCGACTCGCTGACCAAGAAGGTGCTAAAGAACCCTATTGAGGTCACGGTTGGCGGACGCAGTGTCGTGGCAAAGGAGATTGAACAAATCGTTGAAGTCCGAGACGAGCCGTCCAAGTTTCACCgtgttcttgagcttctcggaGAACTCTATGATCGCGATGAAGATGCTCGTACCCTAATCTTTGTCGAGCGACAAGAAAAGGCGGACGACTTGCTCAAAgagctgatgatgaagggaTATCCATGTATGTCAATTCACGGAGGCAAGGACCAGATCGACCGTGATTCTACTATTTCGGATTTCAAGAAAGGTGTTGTGCCTATCTTGATTGCCACTTCGGTAGCAGCCCGTGGTCTCGATGTCAAGCAGCTAAAGCTTGTTATCAACTACGACGCTCCTAATCATTTGGAGGATTATGTGCATCGCGCAGGTCGAACTGGCCGTGCTGGTAACACCGGTGTTGCTGTCACTTTTGTTACGCCCGAACAGGAGAATTGCGCTCCAGGCattgccaaggctcttgaaCAGAGTGGGCAGCCCATACCTGACAGGCTCAACGAAATGAGGAAAGCTCATAGAGAGAAGGTCAAGTCTGGAAAAGCTAAAGACACGTCAGGTTTCGGTGGTAAGGGTCTCGACCGTCTTGATCAGGAACGAGAGGCGGCTCGTCTGCGTGAGCGCAAGGTTCACAAGGCCGAgggtgaggaagaggaggtaaccgaggacaagaaggaggacgaagacgaaaaggcagagaaggcGCTTGATGCGATCCGAGCTGCAGCATCTGGCGTGCTGGCTCGCGAGTCGGCaaaggctgatgatgcagatgcaaaGTCTATGCCGCCAGTCAAGACCAGTGGTGTAGTAAAGGACAAGGCTAAGGATCCATTGGACAAAGTCAGTTCTGCTGTCAGCGCCATCAACAGCCGACTTGGAAAGGCCGGCCAACTTCGTGCTGGGCAACCCATTGACAACAAGGGGCCCGATGCCGGTGCCTTCCACGCTACATTGGAGATCAACGACTTCCCTCAAAAGGCAAGATGGGCTGTCACCAACAGAACCAACGTGGCGAAGATTCTGGAAGCTACAGGTACATCGATCACGACAAAGGGCAACTTCTACCCGGCTGGCAAGGAGGTGCCCGCTGGAGCCGAGCCCAAGCTGTATATTCTTATTGAAGGTGATACAGAAGTTGTCGTCAGTTCTGCCCTGACCGAACTCACGCGCTTGTTGCGGGAGGGCACAATTGCTGCTGTAGATGCCGATAGTCGAGCACCTGCCAGTGGACGATACACAATCACTTAA